The genomic interval CTTGCCCCACTGAATCGTGTACTGGTCGTTGCGGATGTAGGTGCGGAGTTCGCGTCCGTCCTCCTCGTTACCCCAGTACGACGGCGGGTTGGCGTACTCGCCGTTCTCCTTGAGGGCGAAGAACGACCGCCACGCTTCCGAGTTTTTGCGCGTGACCTGTTGGACAGTCGCGCTTCCGACGACGCCGTTGTAGTGTCCTCGATACTCGGATGTGTCCCACACGTCGCCGTCACCGAAGTAGTTCTGACGACGTTCGTAGGTCAGTTCGTTCCACAGGGAAGCGGAGGCGTCGAGTAGACGGAGGAGACACTCTTTGTCGTTCTCGGTCTGTGGAACCACCTCGAAAGTGTTGACCCGCTTCATGCGTCATCACCCTCCTGTTCAGCGATGTATTGTTCGACAGCGCCTTTCGAGGTACTTCCAGCCGTTCCGACGTAGTACGAACGAGTCCACTTCACGCGGTCGTCGTACCGCTGGTTATACTTCCGCGCCGAGATCCCCTTGACCCAGTTGACGATGAGTGACGGGGCGTTTTTCGGTGGGCTTCCGATAAACAGGTGTACGTGGTCAGGCATGACCTCGGACTCGGCCAGTTCGAGGCCTTTGTCCTCGCAGATTTCCGCGAAGATGGCTTCGAGACGTTCCTTCGTCTCCCCCGTCAGGTGCGAACGCCGATATTTCGGCACGAACACTATGTGGTAGTAGAGTTCGTATTTCGCGTGACGGGTACTCTTTACCATCTATGCATACTATCATGGTCAGTCGGCTTAAAGATTGCGTTGGAACCCCGTCTGTGCTGTCGTCGGTGGATGAATACTGTTGGTCGGCTTCATCCCCACCCTGAAGGGCGAGGCTTTCGCCTCGAATTTTCCATAAGTGTTACCATGACACTACCGGAGTGGCGCTCCACGCTATTTCCGCCGCCTACTCGGCTTCAGGCGGCCTATAACAAAGCCCCGAAGCGGGGACGTGTGAGACGACCATACGCGTCCGTCGGGACGCGGTCTGATTACCATGGATTCGGACACCCACACCTCCCAGCGAATGGAGAAAGGCGCGCTCCTCGTCGGGTTCGTGTCGCTCGCCGTGGCGGTGACCCTCGCGCGCGGGTCACCGCCCGAGGCGTACGAGCTGTCGATATACGCCGGGACCCCTCTCCCGTTCTGGGTCGGCTCCGCGGTCGCGCTGACGGTCGCGGTGTTCGTCGGCCTCGGCGCTCGCGGCGGGGTCCGTCGGTTGGCGCTCGTCCTCGGGGGGACGACCACCCTCGCGGTCGCCTCCCTGCCGGTCGTCCGGTCGTACCACTTCTTCGGCCCGGGCGACTCGCTGACCCACCTTGGATGGACGAGAGATATTGCTACTGGTGAGCTGTCGGTGCTGGAGTTCCTCTATCCCGGCACACACACCGTCGCGGTGTTCCTCGCCGACGTGACCGGGATGGCGCTGACCCGCGCGCTACTGGTGATGGTGATGGCGTTCACCGCCGTCTTCGTCCTGTTCGTCCCGCTGGCGACGTGGGCGATCACTCGCGACCGCCGAGCCACCGCCATCGCCGCGTTCTCCGGGTTCCTGTTGCTCCCGATAAACAACGTCAGCGTCTACCAGATGGCCCATCCGACCTCGCAGGCCATCACGTTCCTGCCGCTGGTGCTGTACCTGCTGGCCCGGTACGCGACCCGCGCCGACCGCGACACCCTGCCCGTGGGGACCCCGACCGGTGCGTTGCTGGCGCTGGCGTCGGTCGCCATCCTGCTCGTCCACCCCCAGCAAGCGGCCAACGTCCTCGTGGTGTTCGTCGCGGTGCTGGCGCTCCAACTGCTCGCGCGGTGGGCCGGCGTCTTCGACACCGACCACCGGACGGTGACGTTCCAGACCGTGTTCGTCGCTGTCGCGTTCCTGGTGTGGGCCCCGCGCCACGACCGGGCCTCGGGTGCCAGCACCGCGCTCGTCGAGATGCTGACGAGCAGTACCGAGGTCGCGGGGAGCGTCGGTCAGCGCGCGGTCTCGCTGTCGGCCATCGGCGGGAGCTTCGAGCTGCTGTTCGCCAAGCTCTTCCTCGTGAGTCTGGTGTTCTCGGTGCTGACCGCGCTGGTGGTCCTCTCGGGGCTCCGGAGTCGGTTCGAGGACCCGGACACAAACGCCTTCGCCCGGTACTTCGGGCTGGGGCTGGTCCCGCTTCTCGGACTGTTCGCGGCCTTCATGGTCGCCAGCTACGGGAAGCTCCACTTCCGACAGCTCGGGTTCGTGATGGTGCTGGCGACCGTGCTGGGCGCGCTCGCGCTCTCGCAGGTGGCCGAGACGCTCTCGACGCGGTTCTCGCCGACGACCGCGCGCGCGGTCGTCGGCGTCGCGTTCGTCCTCATGCTCGCGCTCTCGGTACCGACCGTGTACAACTCCCCGTACATGTACCAGGGGTCGGACCACGTCACTCAGGCCGAGATGACCGGCTACGGGACCGCGTTCGAGCACACCGAGGGTGCGCCGCTGTTCGGTGTCCGGGGTTCGGGCGGGCGGTTCGCCGACGGAATCCTGGGCTTCGAGGCGAGCAGGGAGCGCGACCCCTCCGCCGGGAGCCTCTACGCCAACACCAACGCGACCGACGGCCCCGGGACCGACGGCGAGTTCTCGGGGTCGTACCTCGCGGAGAATCTGGACGGCACCTACCTCGCGTTCAGCGACAGGACGCCCCAGCAGGAGGCGGCGGTGTACCGCGAACTGCGGTTCTCCGAGCGAGGCTTCCGGTCGCTGGACTCCACGCCGGGCATCGACCGCGTTCAGGCCAACACCGACTTCCAGACCTACCGGATAAACGGAACGCGCTGACATGGACCTGCAACGCATCTCTCGCGGACTGAAGGCGACGTTCGGCGCGCGCGTCCTCTACATGGCCGCCAGCGGCCTGCTCACGGTCGTTCTCACCCGGTTCCTGCTCACGAACGAGCAGTTCGGGCTGGTGGGGTCGGCGGTCGCGGTGCTGGGAGTCGCGCGGCTGTTCGGAGACCTCGGCCTCGCGAAGTCGGCGGCGCGGTACGTCACCGAGTACCGCGAGAAGGACCCCTCGCAGGTCCCCCACGTCCTCCGGACCGCGGTCGTCCTCCGACTGGTCGCCATCGGCGCGGTCTGCGGGGCGTTCGCGGTCTTCGGCGGCGACATCGCCCGGCTCATCGACCAGCCCGAACTCGCGCCCCTCCTCGTGGTCGGGGCGGGCTACATCGCGGCCAACTCCTTTTTCACCTTCTCGCAGGTGCTGTTCCAGGGGTACAACCGCGTGACCTACAGCGCGACCATCCAGGCGACCGGGGCGGTCCTGCGGCTCGTGATGGCGGTCGTCTTCGTCGCCCTGCTCGGCGGCGCGGTCGGCGCGATGGTCGGCTACGTGGTCGGGTACGGCATCGCTGCGGTGTTCGGACTCGCGCTCCTCTACGCCAAGTGCTACCGCGGAACCGAACGGGCCGA from Halorussus salilacus carries:
- the tnpA gene encoding IS200/IS605 family transposase, which gives rise to MVKSTRHAKYELYYHIVFVPKYRRSHLTGETKERLEAIFAEICEDKGLELAESEVMPDHVHLFIGSPPKNAPSLIVNWVKGISARKYNQRYDDRVKWTRSYYVGTAGSTSKGAVEQYIAEQEGDDA